TGAAAGCTGCCAAGGAAGCTGGTGCGTTACTTTCTTACGATCCGAACGTGAGGTTGCCTCTCTGGTCTTCTGCTGAAGCTGCTCGTGAAGGTATCAATAGCATCTGGACTTATGCCGATGTTATCAAGGTTAGTGATGACGAGGTAGAATTCCTTACCCAAGGGGATCCAACAGACGAGAAGAATGTTTTGTCACTTTGGCATGATGGTTTGAAGTTGCTGATGGTAACTGATGGGGAGAAGGGGTGCAGATACTTCACCAAGGTAATTCGCACACGAATTCGAAGGTCTTTTAAATTTGGTTTTTGAGATTTATTTGTTGGTATTTATATTTGTTGTAATATGTTTGAAACAGAACTTCAAAGGAGCTGTGAAGGGATTTGCGGTGAACACAGTGGATACTACAGGAGCTGGGGATGCTTTTGTTGGTTCATTCCTTTGTTCTGCTGCCAATGATtcttcgattttcgaggacgaaaataaaCTGAGAGAAGCACTTACAAGGGCCAATGCTTGTGGAGCAATTTGCACAACTGTGAAAGGAGCCATTCCAGCACTCCCGGATCTTGCTGCCGCACAGAAGCTCATCTCTAGTTCTCAGTAGAGGAATGCCGCTGCACATAAGCTCATCTAGGATTCTCACTAGGCCAAttcacttttattttcttttagttgcCACATTCTTTAAGATATCTTTGTTTATATTTGCTTTTCCATGCGACTATTTATTTTTGTGAAATTTGGATAATCTATCTAGTTTATTTTGGTATTATTATGATTCATTTATCATTCTTTTTTTAAGACCGATTTGATGTACAATACAAATCAAAAGAAGACTTGCCGGATACTATTGCAAACAAGTTGGCATTACATTACAAATTTGGAAATACTAACCAAAAGAAAACTTGCCGGATACTATTGCAAAGACATGATCAATTGAGTAAACTTTGTTCCTCATCGGTTGGTTCTGGAGCATTTCTAAAGATGAAAAAATTCTCATAGAAATAACCGGCAAGAGGTCCTCCGATCAAAGGTCCAACCCAGTAAACCCAATGATTAGTCCAGTTTCCACTCACTAGAGCAGGGCCAAATGACCTTGCAGGGTTCATTGAGGCACCGGAAAATGGACCACCGGCAATGATGTTTGCACCCACAACAAACCCAGTTAGAATGGGACCTAGCCCATCTATAGGACCTTTCTTAGGGTCAACGAGTGTTGCGTAAACTGTGAACAGCAGAGAGAATGTGAGAACGATTTCCCATACCACTCCTTGTAGAGAATCTACTCCGGCTGCAAGTGTATGAGGTGGAGTTTCCTGCAAGACGAAATTGAAATCAAAACTATTCTTAACAGGATGAGAAATCATTAGCAATTTGAAACTCGTTTGAGATGTGCGACTTACCAATCCACCTGTAAGATACTTGAGAAGAGCACAAGCTAATGCAGAAGCTAACAATTGATCGATAATGTAAAGGATGGACTTAAAAATGGAGATATGTCCACCGGCTGCAAGACCAAGGGTGACAGCAGGGTTAAGATGACCACCAGAGGTTCGTAGACCAGCGGAGATCATAACTCCGACTACTAATGCATGAGTCATAGCTACCACAAACAGGCCAACTAATGAATCCCCAAGCAGCTTGCCTAAAACAAGCGAAAACAAGACAAATATCAGTTTCTTGATACAAATTCaagagaaataccaaaaaaaatgGCTAGAAAAAAATGGAGTTAGAATTGTGAATGATTACCTGCAGTCATGGCAGATCCAACACCAGCGAAGACGAAGAGGAAAGTACATACGAACTCTGCAACCAAAGCTCGCAAGCAATCCGGCTGTGCGGCCTCTCGAGGGCATCCAAAAGCTACCTTTCCCATTTTTTGATCACTCAAATAATGTGGATCAAGAACTTAAGATAGAAAAGATAAAAGTTACCAACGGAAGTTGTTTTGTTTAGAGTTGAGTAACGTCAGGTATTTATAAacctggccaaattggggtatacccattttGTTCTCAACCATAATAGATGGTTAAGGGGTTCCTAATATGTATAAAATTACCTAATTACCCTTCTCCTAATAATAACCAAAACCATCTCTTTTGGGTTTTAGATCAAAACGTTATTAATTtctttccttctccttcatcatcaatctaatgatcaattcctttctcctactctatatttcatcattttcaaatgaaaaaatatcgtcgatttttttttattgtcgaTTAATCCTTTCAAACTCATTCTAGtactttgttttgttatttgaatgacaaattagatcagaaaatttgaaatagTTGAATTGTAGTTACACAGTCGGCATGGTATTTGT
The nucleotide sequence above comes from Papaver somniferum cultivar HN1 chromosome 8, ASM357369v1, whole genome shotgun sequence. Encoded proteins:
- the LOC113303993 gene encoding aquaporin TIP4-1-like, with the translated sequence MGKVAFGCPREAAQPDCLRALVAEFVCTFLFVFAGVGSAMTAGKLLGDSLVGLFVVAMTHALVVGVMISAGLRTSGGHLNPAVTLGLAAGGHISIFKSILYIIDQLLASALACALLKYLTGGLETPPHTLAAGVDSLQGVVWEIVLTFSLLFTVYATLVDPKKGPIDGLGPILTGFVVGANIIAGGPFSGASMNPARSFGPALVSGNWTNHWVYWVGPLIGGPLAGYFYENFFIFRNAPEPTDEEQSLLN
- the LOC113303994 gene encoding fructokinase-2-like, with translation MSSSAEIVSFGEMLIDFVPNVSGVSLAESAGFIKAPGGAPANVACAVSKLGASCAFIGKFGEDEFGHMLVDILKKNGVNTDGVCFDKDARTALAFVTLKADGEREFMFYRNPSADMLLKESELNMDLIKKAKIFHYGSISLITEPCRSAHMSAMKAAKEAGALLSYDPNVRLPLWSSAEAAREGINSIWTYADVIKVSDDEVEFLTQGDPTDEKNVLSLWHDGLKLLMVTDGEKGCRYFTKNFKGAVKGFAVNTVDTTGAGDAFVGSFLCSAANDSSIFEDENKLREALTRANACGAICTTVKGAIPALPDLAAAQKLISSSQ